A single Nomascus leucogenys isolate Asia chromosome 14, Asia_NLE_v1, whole genome shotgun sequence DNA region contains:
- the LOC105740827 gene encoding LOW QUALITY PROTEIN: uncharacterized protein LOC105740827 (The sequence of the model RefSeq protein was modified relative to this genomic sequence to represent the inferred CDS: deleted 3 bases in 2 codons), with product MRCLCFPELWNVLGPVAVLSFCQCVHTAHSLISCQDPWDYGTSRAAFSGHCPHLWTPVASRPLALGRLGGRGVGGAGTSLIQAPHAWPWGLFALQVPRVPPYPSSSASHEWGRGWVRGPQKLPLCTSPAHHSSCKVTKTSTSILTEAGAQGCCAVSLVTRVGSFLSASFRQEVISKREEENHVQIHGGRGDGLSIRTHPPPFLCVYRLNSTADFLELNVLFTFLLGKVSNV from the exons ATGAGGTGCCTGTGCTTCCCTGAGCTCTGGAATGTTCTGGGGCCAGTGGCTGTGCTCAGCTTCTGCCAGTGCGTCCACACGGCCCATTCCCTCATCTCATGTCAGGACCCCTGGGATTACGGGACCAGCAGAGCTGCCTTCTCTGGCCACTGCCCACACCTGTGGACCCCCGTGGCATCCAGGCCACTTGCTCTGGGGCGT TTGGGGGGCCGGGGAGTGGGTGGGGCTGGCACCAGCTTGATTCAGGCTCCTCATGCCTGGCCCTGGGGTCTGTTTGCGCTCCAAGTGCCAAGAGTGCCTCCCTACCCCTCCTCATCTGCCTCCCATGAGTGGGGCCGGGGCTGGGTGAGAGGCCCCCAGAAGCTGCCCCTGTGCACCTCGCCAGCCCATCACTCTTCTTGTAAAGTAACAAAAACAAGTACCTCAATTCTCACGGAGGCTGGGGCCCAGGGTTGCTGTGCTGTCTCTCTAGTTACCAGGGTT GGCTCCTTCCTCTCAGCCTCCTTCCGGCAGGAGGTTATATccaagagggaggaggagaaccATGTCCAGATACATGGGGGCAGGGGGGACGGGCTGAGCATCAGGACACACCCTCCCCCATTTCTGTGTGTGTACAGGCTGAACTCAACAGCAGACTTTTTGGAATTAAAtgtgctttttacatttttattaggaAAAGTTTCAAACGTGTGA